In Fundidesulfovibrio magnetotacticus, the following are encoded in one genomic region:
- a CDS encoding 4Fe-4S dicluster domain-containing protein has protein sequence MSLYYIKTDAKRCISCKACEVHCKSKNRVPLGARLGQLVSVGPVNKAGKPRIMSLFMPCFHCEEPWCVSACPTGAMTRREKDGIVFVQTKLCVGCKACIIACPWNVPQWDEASGKAIKCDFCRDRLDAGKNPACVTGCCAHALEFVRPNVASRSVRASWGEKLLKHQLEEGGL, from the coding sequence ATGAGCCTCTACTATATCAAGACCGACGCCAAACGCTGCATCAGCTGCAAGGCCTGCGAGGTGCACTGCAAGTCCAAGAACAGGGTGCCCCTGGGCGCCAGGCTCGGCCAGCTGGTCAGCGTGGGGCCGGTGAACAAGGCGGGCAAGCCCAGGATCATGAGCCTGTTCATGCCCTGCTTCCATTGCGAGGAGCCCTGGTGCGTCTCCGCCTGCCCCACCGGGGCCATGACGCGGCGCGAGAAGGACGGCATCGTCTTCGTGCAGACCAAGCTCTGCGTGGGCTGCAAGGCCTGCATCATCGCCTGTCCGTGGAACGTGCCCCAGTGGGACGAGGCCTCGGGCAAGGCCATCAAGTGCGATTTCTGCCGCGACCGGCTCGACGCCGGAAAGAACCCCGCGTGCGTGACGGGCTGCTGCGCCCACGCCCTGGAATTCGTGCGGCCCAACGTGGCCTCGCGCTCGGTGCGGGCCTCGTGGGGCGAGAAGCTTTTGAAGCACCAGTTGGAGGAAGGGGGGCTCTAG
- a CDS encoding molybdopterin-dependent oxidoreductase codes for MSKKEVFSVCGMCTVRCPILVDVEDGEVRFIQGNPNSPLKGALCARGAAGPALEADAERPQHPMIRTGARGEGKWARVSWDEALDHVAGKLKELMERHGPRTVLFSDRGGPFVDLHQGFMRAIGSPNYCNHDVSCARNVQHACRSVTGLARTDLVYDYSNAKHIVLQTRNIFEAINVAEVNSVLDGIAKGAELTCIDIRATVTASKADNFFMIRPGTDYAFNLAVIHELLHKGLYDKHYAELWIKDLDRLRTFVEPYSPEFAARECGVEAKAIVQLAKDLSKAAPHVIWHPGWMTARYKDSFYVSRTAYIINALLGSIGAKGGLPLASTPKDVGRKGIKKLVDLFPKPEEKRADGVGWKLPAHDAGPGLLHKAFEAIDTGDPYPVSAYIAMRHDPLMAMPDPDAIRRIWDKLDLLVAVTFSWSDTAWYADVVLPMSPYLSRESIIAQKGGLKPQFFYRQRALQPRFETRADWEILSGLAERLGIEGFAFKSIEDIWSYQLDGTGVSMADLDKKGFVGLAADPRYLGVEELKFATPSGKLEMVSEKWEKAGYESLPVYVSPESPPAGKFRIAFGRVGTHTQGHTVNNPLLNEQFPENTLWINTAKAKAMEIKDGDTVVVSSNGHSGRIKAFVTEFIHPEAAFMVHGFGHRLPVETRANGKGVSDNELMPGGLGVESAPGGGLAMQEFFVSVQKA; via the coding sequence ATGTCCAAGAAGGAAGTCTTCAGCGTCTGCGGCATGTGCACCGTGCGCTGCCCCATTCTGGTGGACGTGGAAGACGGCGAGGTCCGTTTCATCCAGGGCAACCCCAACTCCCCGCTCAAGGGCGCGCTCTGCGCGCGCGGAGCGGCGGGGCCGGCCCTTGAAGCCGACGCCGAACGTCCGCAGCACCCCATGATCCGCACCGGAGCGCGCGGCGAAGGCAAATGGGCCCGCGTAAGCTGGGACGAAGCCCTCGACCACGTGGCCGGCAAGCTCAAGGAACTCATGGAGCGCCACGGACCGCGCACCGTCCTCTTCTCCGACCGTGGCGGTCCCTTCGTGGACCTGCACCAGGGCTTCATGCGCGCCATCGGCTCGCCTAACTACTGCAACCACGACGTCTCCTGCGCCCGCAACGTGCAGCACGCCTGCCGCTCCGTGACAGGGCTGGCCCGTACCGATCTGGTGTACGACTATTCCAACGCCAAGCACATCGTGCTCCAGACGCGCAACATCTTCGAGGCCATCAACGTGGCCGAGGTCAACAGCGTGCTGGACGGCATCGCCAAGGGCGCGGAGCTTACCTGCATCGACATCCGCGCCACGGTCACGGCCTCCAAGGCGGACAACTTCTTTATGATCCGCCCCGGCACCGACTACGCCTTCAACCTGGCCGTGATCCACGAACTGCTCCACAAGGGCCTCTACGACAAGCACTACGCCGAACTCTGGATCAAGGACCTCGACCGCCTGCGCACCTTCGTGGAGCCCTATTCGCCCGAGTTCGCCGCCCGCGAGTGCGGCGTGGAGGCCAAGGCCATCGTGCAGCTGGCCAAGGACCTCTCCAAGGCCGCGCCCCACGTGATCTGGCACCCCGGCTGGATGACCGCCCGCTACAAGGACTCCTTCTACGTCAGCCGCACCGCCTACATCATCAACGCGCTGCTGGGCTCCATCGGGGCCAAGGGCGGCCTGCCCCTGGCCAGCACGCCCAAGGACGTGGGCCGCAAGGGCATCAAGAAGCTCGTGGACCTCTTCCCCAAGCCCGAGGAGAAGCGCGCCGACGGAGTGGGCTGGAAGCTCCCCGCCCACGACGCCGGGCCTGGCCTGCTCCACAAGGCCTTCGAGGCCATCGACACCGGCGACCCGTACCCCGTCTCGGCCTACATCGCCATGCGTCACGACCCCCTCATGGCCATGCCCGACCCCGACGCCATCCGCCGCATCTGGGACAAGCTGGACCTCCTGGTGGCCGTCACCTTCTCCTGGTCCGACACGGCCTGGTACGCCGACGTGGTGCTGCCCATGTCGCCTTATCTCTCGCGCGAGTCCATCATCGCCCAGAAGGGCGGCCTCAAACCCCAGTTCTTCTACCGCCAGCGCGCCCTTCAGCCCCGCTTCGAGACCCGCGCCGACTGGGAGATCCTCTCCGGCCTGGCCGAGCGCCTGGGCATCGAGGGCTTCGCCTTCAAGTCCATCGAGGACATCTGGAGCTACCAGCTCGACGGCACCGGCGTCTCCATGGCCGACCTGGACAAGAAGGGCTTCGTGGGCCTGGCCGCCGACCCCCGCTACCTCGGCGTGGAAGAGCTCAAGTTCGCCACGCCCTCGGGCAAGCTGGAGATGGTCAGTGAGAAGTGGGAGAAGGCCGGGTATGAGTCCCTGCCGGTCTACGTTTCGCCCGAGTCGCCCCCGGCGGGCAAGTTCCGCATCGCCTTCGGCCGCGTGGGCACCCACACCCAGGGCCACACCGTGAACAACCCGCTGCTCAATGAGCAGTTCCCCGAAAACACCCTGTGGATCAACACCGCCAAGGCCAAGGCCATGGAAATCAAGGACGGCGACACGGTGGTGGTCTCCTCCAACGGCCATTCGGGGCGCATCAAGGCCTTCGTCACCGAGTTCATCCATCCCGAGGCGGCCTTCATGGTGCACGGCTTCGGCCACCGCCTCCCCGTGGAGACCAGGGCCAACGGCAAGGGCGTCTCGGACAACGAGCTCATGCCCGGCGGCCTGGGCGTGGAGTCCGCCCCCGGAGGCGGCCTGGCCATGCAGGAGTTCTTCGTCTCCGTGCAGAAGGCCTAG